The following proteins are co-located in the Ailuropoda melanoleuca isolate Jingjing chromosome 13, ASM200744v2, whole genome shotgun sequence genome:
- the WSB1 gene encoding WD repeat and SOCS box-containing protein 1, translating into MASFPPRVNEKEIVRSRTIGELLAPAAPFDKKCGRENWTVAFAPDGSYFAWSQGHRTVKLVPWSQCLKNFLLHGTKNITNSSSLRLSRQNSDGGQKNKPREHIIDCGDIVWSLAFGSSVPEKQSRCVNIEWHRFRFGQDQLLLATGLNNGRIKIWDVYTGKLLLNLVDHTEVVRDLTFAPDGSLILVSASRDKTLRVWDLKDDGNMMKVLRGHQNWVYSCAFSPDSSMLCSVGASKAVFLWDMDKYAMIRKLEGHHHDVVACDFSPDGALLATASYDTRVYLWDPHTGDILMEFGHLFPPPTPIFAGGANDRWVRSVSFSHDGLHVASLADDKMVRFWRIDEDYPVQVAPLSNGLCCAFSTDGSVLAAGTHDGSVYFWATPRQVPSLQHLCRMSIRRVMPTQEVQELPIPSKVLEFLSYRI; encoded by the exons tgagaTCACGTACTATAGGTGAACTTTTAGCTCCAGCCGCTCCTTTTGACAAGAAATGTGGTCGTGAAAATTGGACTGTTGCTTTTGCTCCAGATGGTTCGTACTTTGCTTGGTCACAAGGACATCGTACAGTAAAGCTTGTTCCGTGGTCCCAGTGCCTTAAGAACTT TCTCTTGCATGGCACCAAGAATATTACCAATTCAAGCAGTTTGAGATTGTCAAGACAAAACAGTGATGGTGGTCAGAAAAATAAGCCTCGTGAACATATCATAGACTGTGGCGACATAGTCTGGAGTCTTGCTTTTGGATCTTCAGTTCCAGAAAAACAGAGTCGCTGTGTCAATATAGAATGGCATCGATTCAGATTTGGACAAGATCAGCTGCTCCTTGCCACAGGTTTAAACAATGGGCGTATCAAAATATGGGATGTCTATACAG GAAAACTCCTCCTTAACTTGGTAGATCATACTGAAGTGGTCAGAGATTTAACTTTTGCTCCAGATGGGAGCTTGATCCTAGTATCAGCTTCAAGAGACAAAACTCTGAGAGTGTGGGACCTGAAAGATGATG gaAACATGATGAAAGTATTGAGGGGCCATCAGAACTGGGTGTATAGCTGTGCATTCTCTCCTGACTCTTCTATGCTGTGTTCAGTGGGAGCCAGTAAAGCA GTTTTCCTCTGGGATATGGATAAATACGCCATGATACGGAAACTAGAAGGACATCACCATGATGTCGTAGCTTGTGACTTTTCTCCTGATGGAGCATTACTGGCTACTGCATCTTACGATACTCGAGTATATCTCTGGGATCCACATACTGGAGACATTCTGATGGAATTTGG GCACCTGTTTCCCCCACCTACTCCAATATTTGCTGGAGGAGCAAATGACAGATGGGTACGGTCTGTGTCTTTTAGCCATGATGGACTGCATGTTGCAAGCCTTGCTGATGATAA gATGGTGAGGTTCTGGAGAATTGATGAGGATTATCCAGTTCAAGTTGCACCTTTGAGCAATGGtctttgctgtgccttttctacTGATGGCAGTGTTTTAGCTGCTGG gACACATGATGGAAGTGTGTATTTCTGGGCCACTCCGAGGCAAGTCCCTAGCCTTCAGCATTTGTGTCGGATGTCAATTCGGAGAGTGATGCCCACCCAGGAGGTCCAGGAGCTGCCGATTCCTTCCAAAGTTTTGGAGTTTCTCTCCTATCGTATCTAG